Proteins encoded by one window of Brienomyrus brachyistius isolate T26 chromosome 1, BBRACH_0.4, whole genome shotgun sequence:
- the LOC125734256 gene encoding probable G-protein coupled receptor 34: protein MSAPTMSTYTQSYSIANGTDSCVEDSTLRLPLAIFYSIFFVFGLLGNALALWVFIFVHGKKNSVRVFLINIAMADLLLVACLPFRVVYHSIGNHWALGPVMCKVVGNVFYMNMYISITLLGFISVDRYIKIHRGSSRRLLSSCWSTLVCGTIWTLSITAIIPMIVLSEGNEEKEKCFQYKHRRHAKGKAYFNLVMVVIFWLIFLLLVISYGKIAMKLLEASKKKPDLPNAIKYNRTAKKSFFVLFLFTICFCPYHVFRIFYIHSQITESSCHVKSIMDKTNEVVLLLSTFNSCLDPVMYFLLSASVRKATMRMLGNFFQVQEISGNSSSTELRRASLPQVSSTPRNSISLLITQRCKASPNSYQC, encoded by the coding sequence ATGAGTGCGCCCACCATGAGCACCTACACGCAAAGTTATTCCATAGCGAACGGCACAGACTCCTGCGTCGAAGACTCCACGCTCAGGCTGCCTCTGGCCATCTTCTACTCCATCTTCTTTGTCTTCGGCTTGCTGGGAAACGCCCTCGCCCTCTGGGTGTTCATCTTTGTCCATGGCAAGAAGAACTCGGTGCGCGTGTTCCTCATCAACATCGCCATGGCCGACCTCCTACTGGTGGCTTGCCTGCCTTTCCGTGTGGTCTACCACAGCATCGGAAACCACTGGGCCCTGGGCCCCGTAATGTGCAAGGTGGTGGGGAATGTTTTCTACATGAACATGTACATCAGCATCACTCTCCTGGGCTTCATCAGCGTGGACCGCTACATCAAGATCCATCGGGGCAGCAGCCGGCGCCTCCTCAGCAGCTGCTGGAGcaccttggtctgcggcaccatCTGGACCCTGTCCATCACTGCCATCATCCCGATGATCGTGCTCTCCGAGGGCAACGAGGAGAAAGAAAAATGCTTCCAATACAAACACAGGAGGCATGCGAAAGGCAAGGCCTACTTCAACCTTGTTATGGTGGTAATCTTCTGGTTGATATTCCTTCTGCTCGTCATCTCCTACGGGAAGATCGCCATGAAACTGCTGGAAGCTTCCAAAAAGAAGCCCGATCTTCCCAATGCCATTAAGTACAACAGGACGGCCAAGAAATCATTCTTTGTGCTCTTCCTGTTCACCATCTGCTTCTGCCCCTACCACGTGTTCCGGATCTTCTACATCCATTCGCAGATCACCGAATCTTCCTGTCACGTGAAGAGCATCATGGACAAGACTAACGAGGTAGTGCTGCTCCTCTCCACCTTTAACAGCTGTCTGGACCCCGTCATGTACTTCCTGCTCTCTGCCTCGGTCCGCAAGGCCACCATGCGGATGCTCGGCAACTTCTTCCAGGTGCAGGAGATTAGTGGTAACAGCTCATCCACAGAGCTGCGCAGGGCCTCGCTGCCGCAGGTGTCCAGCACCCCACGGAACAGCATCAGTCTTCTCATCACACAACGCTGCAAGGCCTCCCCAAATTCTTACCAGTGCTGA
- the LOC125734240 gene encoding probable G-protein coupled receptor 82 — translation MTSAQWSVENGSKHREDCFPAADGSCLCTSPATRLVLPVLYTFMLLMGLTGNAWSLWIFTKMIHTKSSTHIYLISLGVSNLLLCLTMPFQAAYFAAGASWRVSDPACRLAIGLVTPVLHINIYVGMFTLTWIGLSRCALLLQHDLGGRSSTCTSVLPPSFFHRLRQASFAKVSCVVTWTVVIAAVLPVVIYYSVQEATALDRTQVCYSLPVEVGGGGSRGAAVVALVFFYICFLLVLASYSAVSRYFIRSRRNTVILEKHQVYARVLRNIVVIQFVLTVCLLPHHIFKAVFINQVRQAAQLVTDGCHSLSWLVEVKNLLTCLAVLRCSIDPIIYFLLDKTFRKYAMGMLNTSVTSQVPLPAIQSFPSVAQNRSCGRDNQCVQAMTQESPMV, via the exons ATGACttcagcacagtg GTCGGTGGAGAACGGCTCTAAGCACAGAGAGGACTGCTTCCCGGCAGCTGATGGATCCTGCCTGTGTACATCTCCAGCCACACGCCTGGTCCTGCCCGTACTGTATACCTTCATGCTCCTGATGGGACTGACGGGTAACGCCTGGTCCCTCTGGATCTTCACCAAGATGATCCACACCAAGAGCTCCACACACATCTATCTGATCAGTCTGGGTGTCTCCAACCTGCTGCTCTGCCTCACCATGCCCTTCCAGGCGGCCTACTTTGCGGCGGGAGCCAGCTGGCGGGTCAGCGACCCGGCCTGCAGACTGGCCATAGGCCTGGTGACACCAGTGCTGCACATCAACATCTATGTGGGCATGTTCACGTTGACCTGGATCGGCCTAAGCCGCTGCGCTCTGCTGCTGCAGCACGACCTCGGCGGTCGGTCCAGCACCTGTACCAGCGTCTTACCGCCATCGTTCTTCCACAGGCTACGGCAGGCGAGTTTCGCCAAGGTCTCCTGCGTGGTCACGTGGACCGTTGTGATTGCCGCCGTGCTCCCCGTGGTCATATATTACTCCGTCCAGGAGGCCACGGCTTTGGACAGGACACAGGTCTGCTACAGCCTGCCCGTGGAGGTGGGCGGGGGCGGCTCCCGGGGCGCAGCAGTCGTGGCTTTAGTCTTCTTCTACATTTGCTTCCTGTTGGTACTGGCCTCCTACAGTGCCGTGTCCCGGTACTTCATCAGGTCCCGAAGGAACACGGTCATCTTGGAGAAGCACCAGGTCTACGCCAGAGTCCTGCGCAACATCGTCGTGATCCAGTTCGTGCTCACGGTCTGCCTGCTGCCGCACCACATATTTAAGGCCGTGTTCATCAACCAGGTCCGGCAAGCAGCCCAGCTGGTGACCGACGGCTGCCACTCGCTGTCCTGGCTGGTGGAGGTGAAGAACCTCCTCACCTGCCTGGCGGTCCTGAGGTGCAGCATCGACCCCATCATCTACTTCCTGTTGGACAAGACCTTCCGCAAGTACGCCATGGGCATGTTAAACACCAGCGTCACCTCGCAGGTCCCCCTGCCAGCCATTCAGTCTTTTCCATCTGTCGCCCAAAACAGAAGCTGTGGACGGGATAATCAGTGCGTTCAAGCCATGACACAAGAAAGTCCAATGGTCTAA